One window from the genome of Thalassospira xiamenensis M-5 = DSM 17429 encodes:
- a CDS encoding FUSC family protein — protein MFANILALRPKGADWLFSAKTFAAAVLALFIALAFDLDRPVWAMATVYIVAHPLSGVLASKALYRVIGTIIGAVAAIVMVPNLVNAPVLLSLALALWVGGCLYLSRLDRTPKSYLFMLAGYTAAIVGFPCVTDPGIIFDTAVARVQEITLGIICATLVSHIIFPRHVGPVVAARIDGWMGDIADLAKLSFDAGSDPEKLHQDRTRIAADIGELHGLSVHLGYEKSRFSGRTRQLQALQSAIAALLPVFFAVHDRITALVDYSGSIPKDLRAILDDVAIHMATGHYDGSSAQALHARIAAYGAEFSNASEWDGLLQLNLCNRLHRLLNFYSDYCRLWDGVRVDNVPVDVVDRWRDSAQERALHRDYGVAFRSGMTAVIATLLVCGFWIMTAWPAGGTAAMMAAVGASIMSFLDNPVPALKGFIRYTAMAIVVVIIYSLAILPGIDGFPLLVVAFAPYFLLLGVLMTSPQTYGFGLAMLVNVVMILNVDTSYSSDFATLLDSGLASLAGFAVAALVTAFVRSVTVDASIRRLVMSNWRDISAIARGTLRLPRMVMIRRLLDRQGLILPRLALAPDHRDTLIRSMPEVSIAASIYDLHRFKALADQRIATKLDVVLRNMARHFDNRRRDFGALPDPVILDEVDNILREVVAISPTPLRAKLLIPLIALRRALCRAGAPVLDRRADKAFVSDLPPLIGETA, from the coding sequence ATGTTTGCAAATATTCTTGCCCTGCGTCCCAAAGGTGCTGACTGGCTGTTTTCGGCAAAAACGTTTGCCGCGGCGGTTCTTGCATTGTTCATTGCGCTGGCCTTTGATCTTGATCGGCCTGTCTGGGCGATGGCAACGGTCTATATCGTTGCCCATCCTTTGTCCGGTGTTCTGGCGTCCAAGGCACTTTATCGTGTGATCGGAACGATCATTGGGGCGGTTGCGGCGATTGTAATGGTGCCCAATCTTGTGAATGCGCCGGTTTTGCTATCGCTTGCGCTCGCACTTTGGGTTGGGGGCTGTCTTTATCTTTCCCGACTGGACAGGACGCCCAAGAGCTACCTTTTCATGCTGGCGGGCTATACCGCGGCGATTGTCGGTTTTCCGTGCGTAACGGACCCCGGGATTATTTTTGATACGGCCGTTGCGCGCGTCCAGGAAATTACGCTTGGCATCATTTGTGCCACACTGGTCAGTCATATCATTTTCCCACGCCATGTCGGCCCGGTCGTCGCAGCACGGATTGATGGCTGGATGGGCGATATTGCCGACCTGGCAAAGCTAAGCTTTGATGCTGGTTCTGATCCTGAAAAATTGCATCAGGACCGGACACGCATCGCGGCAGATATTGGTGAATTGCACGGGCTTTCTGTTCATCTGGGATATGAAAAGTCCCGATTTTCTGGGCGAACCCGCCAATTGCAAGCCCTGCAAAGCGCGATAGCCGCTCTTTTGCCTGTGTTTTTCGCCGTTCATGACAGAATAACCGCGCTTGTCGATTACAGTGGGAGCATCCCCAAAGATTTGCGGGCCATTCTTGATGATGTGGCGATCCATATGGCAACCGGCCACTACGATGGTTCGTCAGCGCAGGCGCTTCATGCGCGAATTGCCGCATATGGTGCCGAGTTTTCGAATGCATCGGAATGGGATGGCCTGTTGCAGCTTAATCTTTGTAATCGTCTGCATCGGCTTTTGAATTTTTATTCCGATTACTGCCGGTTGTGGGATGGGGTGCGTGTCGACAATGTTCCAGTCGACGTCGTGGATCGCTGGCGTGATAGCGCGCAGGAGCGGGCTTTGCATCGCGATTACGGTGTTGCGTTCCGGTCCGGCATGACGGCGGTGATTGCAACCTTGCTGGTATGCGGTTTCTGGATCATGACGGCATGGCCTGCAGGCGGGACTGCGGCGATGATGGCAGCAGTCGGTGCCAGTATCATGTCGTTCCTTGATAATCCGGTTCCGGCCTTGAAGGGCTTCATCCGTTATACCGCGATGGCAATTGTTGTCGTGATTATCTACAGCCTTGCGATTCTGCCTGGCATTGATGGCTTCCCGCTTCTTGTTGTGGCGTTTGCACCCTATTTCCTTTTGCTGGGGGTGTTGATGACTTCCCCGCAGACATACGGGTTTGGTCTGGCGATGCTGGTCAATGTCGTGATGATCCTGAATGTAGATACCAGTTACAGCAGCGACTTTGCCACCCTGCTCGATAGCGGTCTGGCATCGCTTGCCGGTTTTGCTGTCGCGGCACTTGTTACGGCCTTTGTGCGCAGCGTGACAGTCGATGCCAGCATTCGGCGGCTGGTGATGTCAAACTGGCGCGACATTAGTGCTATTGCGCGCGGGACGCTCCGTTTGCCGCGCATGGTCATGATCCGCCGTTTACTGGATCGGCAGGGTTTGATTTTGCCAAGATTGGCATTGGCACCAGACCATCGCGATACTTTGATCCGCTCAATGCCGGAGGTCTCGATTGCTGCCAGCATTTATGACCTGCATCGTTTCAAGGCGCTGGCGGATCAAAGGATCGCGACCAAACTGGATGTGGTTTTGCGAAACATGGCGCGTCATTTTGACAATCGCCGTCGAGATTTTGGCGCACTGCCCGATCCTGTGATCCTTGATGAAGTCGATAATATCCTGCGTGAAGTCGTGGCAATTTCACCCACACCGCTTCGCGCTAAATTGCTGATCCCGCTGATTGCGCTGCGCCGTGCCTTATGCCGCGCGGGCGCACCGGTGCTGGATCGCCGGGCAGATAAGGCATTCGTCTCCGATCTGCCACCCCTGATCGGAGAAACCGCATGA
- a CDS encoding MarR family winged helix-turn-helix transcriptional regulator, with the protein MRVARCWRREIDSTLQSHGLSQTMVMPLIVLNRAAGPVRQGLIADEIGVEGPSLVRVIDALERDGLISRVCDLSDRRAKMVALTAAGKDKAAEIEIILADIRNELTADIDPENLATTLDVMQQLLGKLAQRGGDA; encoded by the coding sequence ATGCGTGTCGCGCGTTGCTGGCGTCGCGAGATCGACAGCACATTGCAATCGCACGGCTTGTCTCAAACCATGGTGATGCCCCTGATTGTTCTCAATCGGGCAGCCGGTCCCGTACGGCAGGGTTTGATTGCGGATGAAATCGGCGTCGAAGGCCCGTCTCTTGTACGGGTTATTGATGCGCTGGAACGCGATGGACTTATTTCGCGTGTTTGCGATCTGAGCGACCGGCGCGCCAAAATGGTTGCACTAACGGCAGCAGGTAAAGACAAAGCTGCCGAGATCGAGATCATTCTTGCCGATATCCGCAACGAACTCACGGCCGATATCGACCCCGAAAATCTTGCGACCACTCTTGATGTCATGCAGCAATTGCTTGGCAAACTGGCGCAACGCGGTGGCGACGCTTAG
- a CDS encoding DUF1656 domain-containing protein, whose translation MINPMIDVYGVFVPAFLIMALGAWFCLKVLHVGLARIGFYKITAHPALTDLALFVLILTALSALFVQ comes from the coding sequence ATGATCAATCCGATGATCGATGTTTACGGCGTGTTTGTACCCGCCTTTCTGATAATGGCGCTTGGCGCCTGGTTCTGCCTGAAAGTGCTGCATGTCGGCCTTGCGCGGATCGGTTTTTACAAGATAACCGCGCATCCCGCTTTAACGGATCTGGCCCTGTTCGTGCTGATCCTGACGGCACTTTCGGCTCTGTTTGTTCAATAG
- a CDS encoding HlyD family secretion protein has product MKPTFANFLRVLVTLVLVLAASAGGYQLYDYYMNSPWTRDGRVSADVVAIAPDIAGLVNEVNVIDNQIVHAGDLLFSIDPARYQVAVDQAQAKLESAIAARDQAKREVKRYQGLDSDVVSRQKKEQVATNLATAQADMDLAKADLDLAVLNLARTKVVAPVDGILTNFSLRRGNYVGAGQAIAALVDSQSFYVAGYFEETKLPRIAIGDQVEVRLMGEDNAIYGHVVSIAGGIQDSERSGAGGSLANVKPTFSWVRLAQRVPVRVSLDNVPENVRLVAGRSATVTVMEARGATFPSL; this is encoded by the coding sequence ATGAAACCGACTTTTGCCAATTTCCTTCGCGTTCTGGTGACGCTTGTTCTTGTTCTGGCGGCATCTGCTGGCGGTTATCAGCTTTATGATTACTACATGAATTCTCCTTGGACCCGGGATGGGCGGGTCAGTGCCGACGTTGTGGCAATTGCGCCGGACATCGCCGGGCTGGTCAATGAGGTAAATGTCATCGACAACCAGATTGTTCACGCTGGGGATTTGCTGTTTTCCATTGATCCAGCCCGGTATCAGGTGGCCGTTGATCAGGCACAGGCAAAACTTGAAAGTGCCATTGCCGCACGTGATCAGGCCAAGCGTGAAGTGAAACGCTACCAGGGGCTTGATAGCGACGTTGTTTCGCGCCAGAAAAAAGAACAGGTTGCGACCAATCTCGCGACCGCACAGGCAGATATGGATCTGGCCAAGGCCGATCTTGATCTTGCCGTTTTGAATCTGGCACGCACCAAGGTTGTTGCCCCGGTTGATGGCATCCTGACGAATTTCTCGTTACGTCGGGGGAACTATGTTGGTGCAGGGCAGGCGATTGCTGCCCTGGTCGATAGCCAGTCATTTTATGTGGCGGGTTATTTCGAAGAAACCAAACTGCCGCGTATCGCAATCGGCGATCAGGTCGAAGTCCGTTTGATGGGTGAAGATAACGCTATCTACGGCCATGTTGTCAGCATCGCAGGTGGTATTCAGGATAGTGAACGGTCGGGCGCAGGGGGAAGCCTTGCAAATGTCAAACCGACCTTTAGCTGGGTCCGTCTGGCGCAGCGCGTACCGGTGCGGGTTTCGCTTGATAACGTCCCTGAAAATGTCCGGCTGGTTGCGGGGCGCAGTGCGACGGTGACGGTGATGGAGGCACGTGGTGCGACTTTCCCGAGCCTTTGA